One region of Fragaria vesca subsp. vesca linkage group LG4, FraVesHawaii_1.0, whole genome shotgun sequence genomic DNA includes:
- the LOC101315336 gene encoding isochorismatase-like, with translation MQLALLASTKAESITVHNLKPSLFTNSEEISRRLTTFPRVHEDHSLFRHAYIELVMQWEANKNRNKFGTQNLKSMASSIRKRNPNPKAAVLLVIDMQNYFSAMAKPILQNLLTTIRLCRRVSIPVIFTRHCHKSPSDYGMLDEWWNGDLILDGTPESQLIPELDDVRAGHQDHVVEKNTYSAFRGTGLEEYLKERDIQEVIVTGVMTNLCCETTAREAFVRGFRVFFSTDATATSDEELHEATLKNLAYGFAYLVDCNTFDQLPFH, from the exons ATGCAGCTCGCTCTCCTCGCCTCCACAAAAGCAGAGTCCATCACAGTTCACAACTTAAAGCCTAGCTTGTTCACAAACTCGGAGGAAATCTCCAGAAGGCTCACGACCTTTCCCCGAGTGCACGAGGACCACTCATTATTCCGCCACGCGTACATTGAACTTGTCATGCAGTGGGAGG CGAACAAGAACAGAAACAAGTTTGGAACTCAAAATCTGAAATCGATGGCTTCCTCGATCAGAAAAAGAAACCCGAACCCAAAAGCGGCTGTCCTCTTAGTGATCGACATGCAGAACTACTTCTCTGCCATGGCCAAGCCCATCCTCCAAAACCTCCTAACCACCATCCGCCTCTGCCGACGCGTCTCCATCCCCGTCATCTTCACGCGCCACTGCCACAAGTCCCCCTCCGACTACGGCATGCTGGACGAGTGGTGGAACGGCGACCTCATCTTGGACGGGACCCCCGAGTCCCAGCTGATACCGGAGCTCGACGACGTCAGGGCCGGCCACCAGGACCACGTCGTCGAAAAGAACACTTACAGCGCCTTCCGCGGCACCGGCCTCGAGGAGTACCTGAAGGAGAGGGACATCCAGGAGGTCATCGTCACCGGCGTCATGACCAACTTGTGCTGCGAGACGACGGCGCGTGAGGCGTTCGTCAGGGGGTTCAGAGTGTTCTTTTCTACGGACGCGACTGCCACTTCGGATGAAGAGTTGCACGAGGCCACCTTGAAGAACTTGGCCTATGGCTTTGCCTACCTCGTCGATTGCAACACATTTGATCAGCTTCCCTTTCACTAG